A region of the Kribbella sp. NBC_01245 genome:
CGGCTGCTGATCGAGACGACCGCGATGCCGATGGCGGATATCGCGTTCGCGGCGGGTTTCACCAGTGTGCGCGCGTTCAACGACACCGTGCGCGAGGTCTTCGCGCTGTCGCCGACCGAGCTGCGAGTACGGCGCAAGGGGCAGGCGGTGCCGACGACCGGGATGATTTCCCTCCGGCTGCCGTTCCGCGAGCCGCTCAACCCGGACAACCTGTTCGGCCATCTCGTGGCCACCGGGGTGCCGGGGGTGGAGGAGTGGCGCGACGGCTGGTACCGCCGGACCCTGCGGCTGCCGCACGGGCATGGCGTGGTGGCGTTGCGCCCGATGCCCGATCACATCGCGTGCCAGCTCTCGCTCAGCGACCAGCGGGACCTCGCGATCGCGATCAGCCGTTGCCGCCGGATGCTCGACCTCGACGCCGATCCGACCGCAGTAGATGATCTGCTTCGGAACGACCCGGTGCTGAAGCCTTTGGTGGACAAGGCCCCCGGACGGCGCGTGCCGCATACGGTCGACGGCGCCGAGTTCGCCGTACGGGCCGTGCTCGGGCAGCAGGTCTCGACCGCCGCGGCCCGGACGCATGCCTCCCGGTTGGTGCTCGCGCACGGTGAGCCGATCGCGGATCCGGCCGGTGGGCTCACGCATCTGTTCCCGACGATGCAGGCGTTGGCCGGGACCGACCCGGAGACGCTCGCCTTTCCAAAGAGTCGCCGTACGACGTTCATGACGCTGGTCGAGACTCTCGCTGCTGGGGAGATCGACTTGGGCGCCGGGGCCGATTGGGACCAGGCGCGTGTGCAACTC
Encoded here:
- a CDS encoding AlkA N-terminal domain-containing protein, which produces MRAVQSKDARFDGWFFTAVLTTRIYCRPSCPVVPPKVENMRFYPSAAAAQQAGFRACKRCRPDASPGSPEWNDRADLVARAMRLIADGVVDTDGVPGLAAHLGYSVRQVQRQVLAELGAGPLAIARAQRAQTARLLIETTAMPMADIAFAAGFTSVRAFNDTVREVFALSPTELRVRRKGQAVPTTGMISLRLPFREPLNPDNLFGHLVATGVPGVEEWRDGWYRRTLRLPHGHGVVALRPMPDHIACQLSLSDQRDLAIAISRCRRMLDLDADPTAVDDLLRNDPVLKPLVDKAPGRRVPHTVDGAEFAVRAVLGQQVSTAAARTHASRLVLAHGEPIADPAGGLTHLFPTMQALAGTDPETLAFPKSRRTTFMTLVETLAAGEIDLGAGADWDQARVQLAALPGIGPWTVESIAMRALGDPDAFVASDLGIRYAARDLGLPEAPKALTEHARAWRPWRAYAVQYLWATGDHAINRLPE